TCCGCGGCCCCCGGCCCGAGCCGCGCGATCCGCGCCAGCACGGCCTCCCGCACGGTCGCCGGGATGTGCTCGCCGCCGGCCGCGACCACCTCGGTCACGAAGAACGCGTTGCCGCCGGTGATCCGGTACAGCTCGGCCGCGTCCAGTCCGCCGGCCAACTGCTCTATCCCCTTGTAGGACAGCGCTTCTGTGGTGAGCCGTGAGCCCCGCACCTCGCCGAGGAGTGTCCGAAGTGGATGGTGCCGGTCGAGCTCGTCGTCCCGGTGGCTCAGCACCAGCAGCAGGGGGATCGACTCGATCCGCCGCCCCAGCAGGCTCAGCACGTCCAGCGTCGCCTCGTCGGCCCAGTGCAGGTCCTCGCACACCAGCACGGCGCCGTTTTGGGAGCGGGCCTCGTCCGCGATCGCCGCCGCCACCTCGTACGGCTTCGCGCCCTCGGTCAGCAGTCGGGCCAGCTCACCGCCGGCCTGCGCGGCGATGTCGGCGAACGGCCCCAGCGGCCGCGGGGTGAACAACGGATCGCAGGCGCCCCAGAGCGTCCGGCCGTCCGCGAACGTCCGCAGCAGCGCGGTCTTCCCGCTGCCGGCCTCCCCCGCGACCACGACGAGACACCCGCGCCGGTCCTCGATGACCTGCTGCCGCGCCGCCGCCAGCGCGCGCAGCTGCGGCCCGCGCTCCACCAGCGCAGGCTCCCCCGGGATGCCGACCATCCCCCCACCCTGACACCCCCACCGCACCCGGTCCAGCGGCCGGCCCGGCCACGTACCGCGAGGTCCTCGTCCCCGGGGTGCCGAAAAGAGGACAGCTCCAGGACGTTCCCGGAAACCTCGCTCAACTGCACCCCGTCAGCCGTACGGTCCAGGCTCATGTCGGAAGCATCAGACCTGACCCCGGCGGCAGGCCGGGCCCGGAGCGCCGTCACCGCCGGCCTCGCGAAGTCCCGGCTGCTGGCGACGGGTGTCCGCGAGTCGATCCGGACGGTGTCGCCACCGACTGCGCCGCTGATCGACGAGTGGCAGGTCGGCCTCGGCCATCTCGTCCGCCGGATCCCGCAGGTGCCGGACCGGCTGAGCCGCCTGGTGTCCCCGCTGGACCGGCTCGCCGAGGTCAGCCTCGGGCCCGACCACCTGGCGTTCGACGGCGAGCGGGTGTCCTGGACGGACGTGACCGAGGTCCGGCTCGGCCCGGTGACCGACGTCCTGTCGGCCGCCGCGGTCGACAAGGAACTCGCACGGATCACCTCCAAGCTCCCGCCGGTGCCGGGCCGGAAGTGGGTCTCCACCCAGGTTGCGGAGCTCGTCCTCGGTCTCGTCGCCGCCGTCACCGAGTCCGCGCTGGACCGGGCGTCCGGAGCTGATCCGGCGCTGGTCCCGTTGGGAGTCTCGGCCCGCGGCCGCTTCGGCCGCCGCCGGGACATGACCCCGGGCCTGTTCGCCGTGCTGCTGTGCGCAGCCGTACCGGGGGTGACGACAGCGATCTGCAGCACCGCGACCGAGCACGGCGCGACCATCGAGATCCCGCCCCCGTCCGGTGCCGCCCTGCGTGCGGACCAGATCCGAACCAGGACACAGGCCCTCAGGGGCTTCGTCGAGGCCAAGCTCGCCCAGCCCCCGGCAGAGCTCCCACCCGCGCAGCCGGACGACGAATAGCCATCCACTGACGGGGCCGGTGACGGCACACTGACCCGCGTGCCCGACGCGCTGAACCTGCCGTCCCCGTGCGTCGTCGTGCTGGTCGGCCCGGGCGCGTCCGGGAAGTCGACCTGGGCGGCGGCCCATTTCGCGCCGGACGTGATCGTCTCCAGCGACCGCCTGCGCGCGCTCGTCGGCACCGGCGAGAACGACATCGCGGCGAGTACGGACGCGTTCGACCTGCTGGAGGAGGTCGTCCGGCGCCGGCTGGCCCGGCGGCTGACCACGGTGATCGACACGCTCGCCCTCGATCCCCGGCGCCGGCTGGCCTGGCTGGCGCAGGCCCGCGCGCACGACCTGCCCTGCGTCGCGGTCGCCTTCGACACTCCGGCCGCGGAGTGCCGTTCGCGCAACCGCGGCCGGGCCAAGCGGATCCCGGCCGACGTCCTGACCGGACAGCTGCGCACCTGGCGGGCGACCCGCGCCCTGCTCCCGGCCGAGGGCTGGGACGACGTGCTATCGCCCCAACCCGTCCGCGTCGTTCCGCCGGCGTTCGTGGACGCGGTCTCCGCTCCTGCCAGCCCTCCGGAGACCGGCCTCCGCTTCGGTCTGCACCTGGGCTCGTACACCTTCGACGGCGGTACCGCGGCGACCCGTGACCGCCTCACCGAGATCGCGACCGCCGCCGAGGAGGCCGGCTTCGACGCGATCTACGTGATGGACCACTTCCGTCAGATCCCGCAGGTCGGCCGGGCCTGGGACGACTTCCTGGAGAGCTACACGACGCTCGGATACCTGGCCGCC
This Mycobacteriales bacterium DNA region includes the following protein-coding sequences:
- a CDS encoding TIGR03560 family F420-dependent LLM class oxidoreductase; translation: MPDALNLPSPCVVVLVGPGASGKSTWAAAHFAPDVIVSSDRLRALVGTGENDIAASTDAFDLLEEVVRRRLARRLTTVIDTLALDPRRRLAWLAQARAHDLPCVAVAFDTPAAECRSRNRGRAKRIPADVLTGQLRTWRATRALLPAEGWDDVLSPQPVRVVPPAFVDAVSAPASPPETGLRFGLHLGSYTFDGGTAATRDRLTEIATAAEEAGFDAIYVMDHFRQIPQVGRAWDDFLESYTTLGYLAACTQRVRIGALVTGVTYRNVGHLAKIIATLDVLSGGRAVCGLGLAWFKQEHDAYGWDFPSVPSRYALLEDTLQALPLLWGPGHPSFSGRVLSLPDTSCYPRPLHDVPIIVGGNGERHTLRLAAQYATAANVMGDAATVARKRAVLSAHCTELGRDPASVALTHLSTTLIAPDDRSLTAAIDRARPRDPARYAASVNAGTIPDHISRFRHLANSGAREVMIRLPDLTDPSPLATAAKVIAAFR